The Acinetobacter defluvii genome includes a region encoding these proteins:
- a CDS encoding RipA family octameric membrane protein, with protein MKDFFQDFFTKNITNNDNRTFNNNIVIEGQNNPFEKTKDEEHLGRLKSVYEITIATRNLEIGQLVQRNNFFMIFQGVLFACLIYSSNTVPYVHLILCSVGFYVAYSQTAVAAGAKYWQEFWEKKLETIEQHLLKFYKKDDKNLAVDSNLTEFYQLFSTEQSEINGDVIKQLDRNTDNNSFTSKVNNFWSLNLNRSFINYFTFLKVIYSRELILAKPSVSKIPIRVGRFFMIAWGLLFISTLWFPNKWLENKNLNESFLRGFPTHKEAAKQEIYFSADKPISNTAIPLNIQIKDLEKINKNQRINIELSINGQKIEAKGVIK; from the coding sequence ATGAAAGATTTTTTTCAAGACTTTTTTACCAAAAATATCACTAACAACGATAATAGAACTTTTAATAATAATATTGTAATTGAAGGTCAAAATAATCCATTTGAGAAAACAAAGGATGAAGAACATCTAGGGCGATTAAAAAGTGTTTATGAAATTACTATAGCAACAAGAAACTTAGAAATTGGACAACTAGTTCAAAGAAATAATTTTTTTATGATATTTCAGGGTGTTTTATTTGCATGTTTAATTTATTCAAGCAATACGGTCCCATACGTCCATCTAATTCTTTGCTCAGTAGGATTTTATGTTGCCTATTCTCAGACTGCTGTTGCGGCTGGAGCTAAATATTGGCAAGAATTTTGGGAGAAAAAATTAGAAACCATAGAACAGCATCTTTTAAAGTTTTATAAAAAAGATGATAAGAATCTGGCTGTAGATAGTAATCTAACTGAATTTTATCAATTGTTCTCGACAGAACAATCTGAAATAAATGGCGATGTTATAAAACAATTAGATAGAAACACTGACAATAACAGTTTTACAAGCAAAGTAAATAATTTTTGGAGTCTCAACTTAAATCGAAGTTTTATAAATTACTTTACATTTTTAAAAGTTATCTATAGTAGAGAACTCATTTTAGCTAAACCATCTGTAAGTAAAATTCCAATTCGTGTTGGAAGATTTTTTATGATAGCGTGGGGGTTATTATTTATATCTACATTATGGTTTCCAAACAAATGGCTAGAAAATAAAAACTTGAATGAAAGTTTTTTACGAGGTTTTCCAACTCATAAAGAAGCAGCTAAGCAAGAAATTTATTTTTCAGCTGATAAACCTATTAGCAATACAGCCATCCCACTAAATATTCAAATTAAAGATTTAGAAAAAATTAATAAAAATCAAAGAATTAATATTGAATTATCAATTAATGGTCAAAAAATTGAAGCTAAAGGAGTAATTAAATGA
- the ubiA gene encoding 4-hydroxybenzoate octaprenyltransferase produces the protein MATLQQTTWRDRLEAYYYLCRFDKPIGTELVFWPTMWALWIAAGGIPDTVTLIAMVLGTIFMRAAGCAINDFADRKVDAHVERTKNRPLATGVISATEAVWVFVALVAASACTLFFLPIATFYCALAGLVLAFIYPFMKRYTHLPQVVLGMAFSWGIPMSFTAMGKPLDWTCWLLYFGNLAWTVAYDTQYAITDREYDLKIGVKSTAILFGKYDIQIISLLQATAVILIGASLYLENLLFPYGLIALLVVVVDFIYQWTKTNDRDPQRCFWAFRHNRWVGLIIFVGIFVALYFKN, from the coding sequence ATGGCAACTCTGCAACAAACCACATGGCGTGACCGCTTAGAAGCATATTATTATCTGTGTCGTTTTGATAAACCAATCGGTACAGAGTTGGTATTTTGGCCAACCATGTGGGCATTATGGATTGCAGCAGGTGGTATTCCTGACACCGTGACCTTAATCGCAATGGTTTTAGGCACGATTTTTATGCGTGCAGCAGGGTGTGCGATCAATGATTTTGCTGATCGAAAAGTTGATGCACATGTCGAACGCACCAAGAACAGACCTTTGGCAACAGGCGTTATTTCTGCGACAGAAGCAGTTTGGGTATTTGTTGCCTTGGTTGCAGCCAGTGCATGTACGTTGTTTTTCTTACCAATAGCAACTTTTTACTGTGCTTTGGCTGGTTTGGTCTTGGCATTTATTTATCCATTTATGAAGCGTTATACCCATTTACCGCAAGTGGTTTTGGGCATGGCATTTTCATGGGGTATTCCGATGTCGTTTACAGCCATGGGTAAGCCTTTGGACTGGACATGTTGGTTATTGTATTTTGGTAATTTGGCATGGACAGTGGCGTATGATACACAGTATGCCATTACAGATCGTGAATATGATTTAAAAATCGGGGTGAAGTCGACTGCAATTTTATTTGGAAAATATGACATTCAAATCATCTCTTTGTTGCAAGCCACGGCTGTCATTTTGATTGGTGCGAGCTTATATTTAGAGAATTTATTATTTCCTTATGGTCTAATTGCATTATTGGTGGTGGTGGTTGATTTTATTTATCAATGGACAAAAACCAATGATCGTGACCCACAACGTTGTTTTTGGGCGTTTCGCCATAATCGTTGGGTTGGATTGATCATTTTTGTAGGTATTTTTGTGGCGTTGTATTTTAAAAATTAA
- a CDS encoding alpha/beta hydrolase family protein, producing the protein MQQLLKKSLIALSCSSVLFFAGCSDDDNDFSFIGESKTKTFKVDNDVANVANKHDIFTYTMPSVLNKNIDATTLVFTPKGNAPVGGWPVVVWAHGTTGAADQCAPSANALDGLEKNLIMALLQKGYAVVAPDYEGLGNKKVAHPYLNLQSAAKSILFALDEANKHYGNLSKNWSVIGWSQGGHAALAAAEYSKALPSYNFKGTIAIAPASYLAETLDMGMDVANNLAIAQDFKSATEVSATLHTYAAIVSSGIKAGSTTFKYNQAFVDAKVPLAEKAESLCSPELAVEFGKDIANSLQANHGNLSKYQALQPNFKEDPDIANYLADNTPAKIKLEKPVYIYQGKADTTVPYPITVKLVENMLAKKTDVHLKLLEGKTHSTAVSDNIPALVNDVDVLMRQ; encoded by the coding sequence ATGCAACAGTTACTTAAAAAATCTCTAATCGCTTTAAGTTGTAGTTCGGTTCTATTTTTTGCAGGATGTAGCGATGACGATAATGATTTTAGTTTTATTGGAGAATCAAAAACTAAAACATTTAAAGTCGATAATGATGTTGCGAATGTAGCGAATAAACACGATATTTTTACTTATACCATGCCAAGTGTTTTAAATAAAAATATTGATGCAACCACTTTAGTCTTTACGCCTAAAGGCAATGCGCCTGTAGGTGGATGGCCAGTTGTTGTGTGGGCACATGGTACAACGGGTGCAGCAGATCAATGTGCACCATCTGCAAATGCATTAGATGGTTTGGAAAAAAACTTGATTATGGCATTGCTACAAAAAGGTTATGCAGTAGTTGCCCCAGACTATGAGGGTTTAGGCAATAAAAAAGTTGCACATCCTTATCTCAATCTACAAAGTGCTGCAAAATCAATTTTATTTGCTTTAGATGAGGCGAATAAACATTATGGTAATTTATCTAAAAATTGGAGTGTGATCGGTTGGTCGCAAGGTGGTCATGCGGCTTTAGCTGCGGCTGAATACAGTAAAGCATTACCTAGTTATAATTTTAAAGGAACTATTGCAATCGCACCCGCATCATATCTTGCTGAAACCTTAGATATGGGAATGGATGTTGCTAATAATTTAGCAATTGCACAAGATTTTAAAAGTGCAACTGAGGTTAGTGCAACTCTACATACGTATGCTGCGATTGTCAGTTCAGGGATAAAAGCAGGCTCTACAACTTTTAAATATAATCAGGCATTTGTAGATGCTAAAGTGCCACTTGCTGAGAAAGCTGAGAGTTTATGTTCACCAGAGTTAGCAGTAGAATTTGGTAAAGACATTGCTAATAGTTTACAAGCAAATCACGGTAATCTGAGTAAGTATCAAGCCTTACAGCCAAATTTTAAAGAAGATCCTGATATTGCAAATTACTTAGCGGATAATACTCCAGCGAAAATTAAACTTGAAAAACCAGTTTATATTTATCAAGGTAAAGCCGATACCACAGTGCCTTATCCAATCACGGTAAAATTAGTCGAAAATATGTTGGCGAAAAAAACTGATGTTCATTTAAAGCTTTTAGAAGGAAAAACACATAGTACGGCTGTATCAGATAATATTCCTGCATTGGTGAATGATGTGGATGTATTAATGCGTCAATAG
- a CDS encoding valine--tRNA ligase — protein sequence MTDSAQNIATTYDPTEIEKKWYKTWEENGYFKPSREGESFCIMIPPPNVTGSLHMGHGFNNAIMDALTRYNRMSGKNTLWQPGTDHAGIATQMVVERQLGAQNISRHDLGREKFIDKIWEWKEQSGGTITRQIRRLGSSVDWSRERFTMDEGLSNAVKEVFVRLHEDGLIYRGKRLVNWDPKLQTALSDLEVESDKEEQGSLWHFKYFFEDKSLRTHDGKDYIVVATTRPETLLGDSAVAVAPDDERYAHLVGKNIILPITGRAVAIVKDEYVDKEFGTGCVKITPAHDFNDYDVGKRCELPIINIFNKNAEILAEFEYIAKAGEQISKTIPAPAEYVGLERFAARKKLVEQAEAEGWLDQIQPYTLKPPRGDRSGVIVEPLLTDQWYVKIAPLAEPAIKAVKDGDIKFVPEQYSNMYMAWMNNIQDWCISRQLWWGHRIPAWYDAEGNIYVGRNEEEVRAKNNIATDVELKQDEDVLDTWFSSALWTFSTLGWTGDEAKDKQNYFLNTFHPTDVLVTGFDIIFFWVARMIMFTLHFMKNEDGTPQVPFKTVYVHGLVRDGEGQKMSKSKGNVLDPLDLIDGVDLETLVQKRTTGLMNPKTAPKIEKATRKEFPEGIQAYGTDAVRFTFCALANTGRDIKFDMKRVEGYRNFANKIWNATRFVMMNCEQQPIGQEVRQDLWELPEQWIVSRLQKAEQAVQTAFATYRLDLAAQAIYEFIWNEYCDWYVELTKPVLNDENVSTERKAEVRRVLLAVMEASLRLAHPLMPFLTEEIWQTLAPMIGIKGDTIMLAQYPVANPERINEQAEADMQWLQGLIGAVRNIRGEMGLGNARLLPVLLQNTTDTEKAQIARIEPLFKALAKVESITFLADAEQPPLSSSSVVGHVSVFVPMKGLIDPKAELGRLQKDFDKVQKQHDQIATKLGNEGFVAKAPAAVVEGEKVKLAEFADQLAKIKANMEQIAAL from the coding sequence ATGACTGATTCAGCGCAAAACATTGCTACGACTTACGATCCTACCGAGATCGAGAAAAAATGGTATAAGACTTGGGAAGAGAATGGCTACTTCAAACCCTCTCGTGAGGGAGAATCATTCTGTATCATGATTCCGCCACCAAACGTCACGGGTAGCTTGCACATGGGTCATGGTTTTAACAATGCCATCATGGATGCTTTGACGCGCTACAACCGTATGTCTGGCAAAAACACTTTATGGCAACCAGGGACTGACCATGCGGGCATCGCAACCCAGATGGTGGTTGAACGTCAACTGGGTGCACAAAACATTAGTCGCCATGATTTAGGTCGTGAAAAGTTCATCGACAAAATCTGGGAATGGAAAGAACAATCAGGTGGCACGATTACGCGTCAAATCCGTCGCCTAGGTTCGTCTGTAGACTGGTCACGTGAACGCTTCACTATGGATGAAGGTTTATCGAATGCAGTAAAAGAAGTATTCGTTAGATTACACGAAGATGGTTTGATCTACCGTGGTAAACGCCTCGTAAACTGGGATCCAAAACTACAAACTGCCCTTTCTGACCTTGAAGTTGAGTCTGATAAAGAAGAACAAGGTTCATTGTGGCATTTCAAATATTTCTTTGAAGATAAGTCACTTCGCACACACGATGGTAAAGATTACATCGTGGTTGCAACAACTCGTCCTGAAACTCTACTCGGTGATAGTGCCGTTGCAGTTGCACCTGATGATGAACGTTATGCACACCTTGTAGGTAAAAACATTATCCTGCCAATTACAGGTCGTGCAGTTGCGATTGTTAAAGATGAATATGTAGACAAAGAGTTCGGTACAGGCTGTGTAAAAATCACCCCTGCACATGACTTCAATGACTATGACGTAGGTAAACGCTGTGAATTGCCAATTATCAATATTTTCAACAAAAATGCTGAGATCTTGGCTGAGTTTGAATACATCGCGAAAGCGGGTGAACAAATTTCTAAAACCATCCCTGCACCTGCTGAATATGTGGGTTTAGAACGTTTTGCTGCACGTAAGAAATTAGTTGAACAAGCTGAAGCTGAAGGTTGGTTAGATCAAATTCAACCGTACACATTGAAACCACCTCGTGGTGACCGTTCAGGTGTGATCGTTGAGCCATTACTGACAGATCAATGGTATGTGAAAATTGCACCCCTTGCTGAACCTGCAATCAAAGCGGTTAAAGATGGCGACATCAAATTTGTACCTGAGCAATATAGCAACATGTACATGGCTTGGATGAATAACATTCAGGACTGGTGTATTTCTCGTCAATTGTGGTGGGGTCACCGAATTCCTGCTTGGTACGATGCTGAAGGCAACATCTACGTGGGTCGTAACGAAGAAGAAGTTCGTGCAAAAAATAACATTGCCACTGATGTTGAACTAAAACAGGACGAAGACGTTTTGGATACATGGTTCTCGTCTGCGCTGTGGACATTCTCAACTTTAGGTTGGACGGGCGACGAAGCGAAAGATAAACAAAACTATTTCTTAAATACTTTCCATCCAACTGACGTACTTGTGACTGGTTTTGACATCATCTTCTTCTGGGTTGCACGTATGATTATGTTTACGTTGCATTTCATGAAAAATGAAGATGGTACGCCACAAGTTCCGTTCAAAACTGTTTATGTACATGGTTTAGTCCGTGATGGCGAAGGTCAGAAAATGTCTAAGTCTAAAGGGAACGTACTTGACCCATTAGATTTGATTGACGGTGTTGATCTTGAAACTTTGGTACAGAAACGTACTACTGGTTTGATGAACCCGAAAACTGCGCCGAAAATCGAAAAAGCGACGCGTAAAGAATTCCCAGAAGGGATTCAAGCTTACGGTACAGATGCGGTTCGTTTCACATTCTGTGCACTTGCCAATACGGGTCGTGACATCAAATTCGACATGAAACGTGTTGAAGGTTACCGTAACTTTGCCAATAAAATTTGGAATGCAACACGCTTCGTGATGATGAACTGTGAGCAACAACCAATTGGTCAGGAAGTTCGTCAAGACCTTTGGGAATTACCTGAACAGTGGATCGTCAGTCGTTTACAGAAAGCTGAACAAGCGGTTCAAACGGCATTTGCAACCTATCGTTTAGATTTGGCTGCGCAAGCAATTTATGAATTCATCTGGAATGAATACTGTGACTGGTATGTTGAGCTGACTAAGCCTGTACTGAATGATGAAAATGTATCAACTGAACGTAAAGCTGAAGTTCGCCGTGTTCTTCTTGCGGTGATGGAAGCTTCTTTACGTTTGGCACATCCATTGATGCCTTTCTTAACAGAGGAAATCTGGCAGACACTTGCGCCGATGATCGGCATCAAAGGTGATACCATCATGCTGGCGCAATACCCTGTTGCCAATCCTGAACGTATCAATGAGCAAGCGGAAGCTGATATGCAATGGCTTCAAGGTTTGATTGGTGCGGTTCGTAACATCCGTGGTGAAATGGGCTTAGGTAATGCACGTTTGTTGCCTGTTCTGCTTCAAAACACCACTGATACTGAAAAAGCACAGATTGCACGTATTGAGCCGTTGTTTAAAGCATTGGCAAAAGTTGAAAGCATTACTTTCCTTGCAGATGCTGAACAACCACCATTGTCATCGTCTTCTGTCGTTGGTCACGTGTCTGTATTTGTCCCGATGAAAGGTTTGATTGATCCTAAAGCGGAATTGGGTCGTCTACAAAAAGACTTCGACAAGGTTCAAAAGCAACATGACCAAATTGCGACTAAATTGGGCAATGAAGGTTTTGTGGCGAAAGCCCCTGCTGCTGTGGTTGAAGGCGAGAAAGTTAAACTTGCTGAGTTCGCTGATCAGTTAGCGAAGATTAAAGCGAATATGGAGCAGATTGCGGCGCTTTAA
- a CDS encoding chorismate--pyruvate lyase family protein, with translation MTLIAASRKQVSHIPEHLITWLYAQGSLTQQLTDLADGVFKVEPTEEHFQRLNFLDSQWMNMPNQHTAWVRESSLYGCERDAWVKAKSIFPILSLQKRARLFQHIGRKPIGKFLFQRTNPACERRVLLLEDGWTRQSCYTWHGCKFIVQETFLPAFEQFLESKSLK, from the coding sequence ATGACATTGATTGCTGCTAGCCGCAAACAGGTTTCCCATATTCCTGAACATTTAATCACATGGCTGTATGCCCAAGGTTCCCTCACACAACAACTGACAGATCTTGCGGATGGTGTATTTAAAGTTGAACCGACCGAAGAACATTTCCAACGTTTAAACTTTTTGGATAGTCAGTGGATGAATATGCCAAATCAACATACAGCATGGGTACGTGAAAGTTCTTTATATGGTTGTGAGCGGGATGCTTGGGTCAAAGCCAAAAGTATTTTTCCGATTTTAAGCTTACAAAAACGTGCTCGGCTGTTTCAGCACATTGGGCGTAAACCGATTGGAAAGTTTTTATTTCAACGTACAAATCCTGCGTGTGAGCGTCGAGTATTACTTTTAGAAGATGGTTGGACACGCCAAAGTTGTTATACTTGGCATGGCTGCAAATTTATTGTGCAAGAAACTTTTTTACCTGCTTTTGAGCAATTCCTTGAAAGTAAATCGTTGAAATAA
- a CDS encoding 5'-nucleotidase, producing MSGYDLEQKLVIGLASSALFNLEESDEVFRTQGELTYREYQREHENILLEPGVAFPFIQRLLSLNSIFPKDKPFVEVILLSRNDPNTGLRVMNSIEHYGLGIKRAIFLQGRTPHKYINALNISLFLSANETDVNQAILAGYPAGLILKGHIFDVAHDKELRIAFDFDGVIADDSSEQVYKESGLGAFIENEENLANQPANIGPLHKLLKELSTLQKEEIKYQSQNSDYKSRLRLSIVTARNAPAHKRVINSLRAWGIDTINEAFFLGGIEKRRVLEILNPHIFFDDQVTHLERTANSIASVHIPFGIANKKADPKQAIVSNDQKKISAENS from the coding sequence ATGAGTGGGTATGATTTAGAACAAAAACTTGTTATAGGCTTAGCTTCAAGTGCATTGTTTAATCTAGAAGAATCAGATGAAGTATTTAGAACTCAAGGAGAACTAACATATCGTGAATATCAGCGTGAACATGAAAATATCCTCTTAGAACCAGGCGTAGCTTTTCCCTTTATTCAACGACTTCTTAGTTTGAACAGTATTTTCCCCAAAGATAAACCATTTGTTGAAGTTATCCTCCTTTCTCGTAATGACCCTAATACAGGATTACGAGTCATGAACTCTATTGAACATTATGGTTTAGGGATTAAAAGAGCAATTTTTTTACAAGGTCGCACACCACATAAATACATCAATGCTTTAAATATTAGCTTATTTCTTTCAGCCAATGAAACTGATGTTAATCAAGCAATACTTGCCGGATATCCTGCTGGTTTAATATTAAAAGGCCACATATTTGATGTAGCACATGATAAAGAGCTACGCATTGCTTTCGACTTTGATGGAGTGATCGCTGATGATTCTTCCGAACAAGTCTATAAAGAAAGTGGTCTTGGCGCATTTATTGAAAATGAAGAAAATTTAGCTAATCAACCTGCAAATATTGGTCCTTTACATAAATTATTAAAAGAACTTTCAACTTTACAAAAAGAAGAAATTAAATATCAGTCTCAAAATTCTGATTATAAAAGTAGATTAAGACTTTCTATTGTTACAGCAAGAAATGCACCTGCCCATAAAAGAGTCATAAACTCTTTAAGAGCGTGGGGAATAGATACAATAAACGAAGCGTTTTTCTTAGGCGGTATTGAAAAACGTAGAGTCTTAGAAATTTTAAATCCACATATTTTCTTTGATGATCAAGTTACTCACCTTGAAAGAACTGCTAACAGTATTGCATCTGTTCACATCCCCTTTGGTATAGCCAATAAAAAAGCTGATCCTAAACAAGCTATTGTATCTAATGATCAGAAGAAAATATCCGCAGAAAATAGCTAA